The segment AAAGACATTGCCTTTGGTTATTCGCTTTGTGATTTTTATATTTTGCGGTTTTGATTTGAGCCCTGTTTTAGCATTTATCATTATGACTTTATCGCCAGTTTTTAAACCTAAATTTGCAGCATCATCAGGATTTATCCAAATCGGGCTATCATCTTCAAGTTCGAGTAAGAGCTTGTTATTTTGGCTTCTTGCATGTGAGTGAGCAGGGCCTCTACCAAATAAAAGTCTAAATTCGCCTTCTTTTGGCTGTGGCGGTGCTACCCAAGTAGGCAGTGGCGCGCAGACATCGCCGTATTCCTCATACATTTTTTCCATATCAGGGTTGTATAGATGAATTTTGCCCGTGCTTGTCGGGAAGCTTAGTGGTTTTCCGCTACTTTGCGGATACGCATCGGCTAAATAATCGCACAAAATGCCGTCTTTTTCAAATTTTTCTTTATCTTCGGGGCTGAGTGAATTTACGAAATTATTTATCGCGTCGCTTGGCGAAATGGTAAAATACTCGTCCATATCAAAGCGTTTGCAAATCCCACGCACTATGTCAAAAACATGCTTAGTATCGTATAGCGGCTTAATCGCAGCCTTTCTTACAGCCACAAACGGCACATCGTATTTTTGGATATATGGGCCGTCGTCTTTTTCTAAATATGTGCTTTCAGGCAAAACTATGTCGCAATATGCGCAAAAATCGTTCATCTGTGTATCTATCGACATAATAAAATCTAGCTTTTCGATTGATTTCATGACGCCGTTTGCTTCGACTGCCGTGTGTCCTAATGGATTTGTATCGTAGGTCAGCCACGCTTTTATCGGATATGGTTGTTCGCTTAAAGTCGCGCGATAAATTTCGCCACTTAGTCCTAAATTTGGCGGATTAAACGGCCACCTTGTGCCAACGCCATCAGCCCTTGGCTCCCTTACAGCCGGTGCTTCATCATCTTTTGGGAGCTTAGCTAAATTTATACTTTGATTTACCCAAGTTCCGCCCTTTACGCCGTAATTTCCCATAATCGCATTTAAAATCGCAATTGCTCTTGCTGTTTGCGTGTCGTTTGCGTATCTTGAAAATCTACGCGGTGCGATAGCTAGGACATGTGGAGCAAATCTGGCAAATTCCCACGCTACTTCTTCAATAGTTTCAGCCTTTATACCGCAAATTTCTTCTGCCCATTTTGGGGTGTATTGTTTGACATGACGGGCTAGTTTATCAAAGCCGTAGCAGTATTTATTGATAAATTCCATATTTGCTAGATTATCTCTAATTATGACATGGATTAGCGCTAGTGCTAGTGCCATATCGCACCCCGGTTTTATGCGAAGCCATTTGTGCGCTCTAACGGCACTTTCGCTCTGGCGTGGATCTACATAGACAAGTTTTGCGCCATTTGCTAGGCCTTCCATAAAATCTCTTGCTTCTCTGACTTGAATCGCTCCTGCCATATTTCTGCCAAATAAAATCATATATTTGGTGTTTGCCATGTCGTAGTTTTCATGACCCCCGATACCGCCGCCGCCAAATGTCAAAGACCAGCCAATCGCTCTACTGCCACGACACTCAGAAAATGAAGCGTAGCTTACATTTGGAGTGCCAAGCAAGCTAGCAAATTTGTGAAAATAAGAAGAACAGCTTCCATGAGCAAAGGCTGCAATGCTTTTTGCGCCGTATTTGTCGATGATTTTTTCTAAATTTTCATGCACGAAGTCAAACGCTTCGTCCCAGCTGACCTTTTTCCATTTGCCTTCGCCCCGTTTGCCGACTCTAATCATCGGGTATTTTAAGCGATCTGGATCGTAAGTAGAATAAACCCCTGCATTTCCCTTAGCGCAAATCGTGCCGTAATTGTATGGATTTAGCTTGTTTCCTTCGATTTTGTGAATTTTGCCCTCTCTTGTAAAAACATTTACGCCACAATTCCAAAAGCACATTTCGCAGTAATTTGGAGTTTTTACGCCTTCGTCGTATTCTAATAAATTTGAAAGCTCGGGCGAATTTTTGTGCGTTTTTGCCATTAGCGGATTTGGAAGCCCTGTGATACCTGCCGTGCTGGCAACTGCGACGCTAGAAGCCATTTTTAGGAAATTTCGTCTTGTTATTTTAAGCTCTCTCATTTTTCACTCTCCAAATTTAAAAATGTTTTTCCAAGTGCGTAAATAAAGAGCATTACGCCAATGCCTGAGATAAAAATCGTGATTTCTGCCACGCTTGGGCAGTATGAGCCAAACTCTATCTTGCCTAAAAATTCGCTCTCTACTCTTACTAGCTGACCGCCCACAATGCCGTCAAACCTAGCAAAAAATACGCCGATAATGGCTAAAATTCCAGCCAAAAATGAAATTTTTAAATTTTGAAATTTAGACAAAATAAGCAAAATCATCGGCAGCAAAATTCCAATGCAAATTTCAAAAAAATAGAAATTAAACGACAAATTTCCGTTTGTAAAAACTTCGAAATTTTTTGCCAAATAACTTCCTGCGCCATAGCTTGAAATCACTGCGTTCCAAAAATTTATAAATAAAACAGCCAAAAGAAGCAAAAACATAAGAATATTCAAATTTCGCAAAATTCGCTCATTTAGGGCTTTTTTGCTTAAAATTACAAAGGCAAAAATCACGCTTATGCCACAAATCAAAGCTCCTAAAATAAATGAAATGGTAAAGCTTGGCGTATGCCAGATTGGTCTAGCTGAATTTACGGCAAAGACCATTGAAAGTGTGCTAAAAGCGATTATTCCCATTATAAATGCGACAATTCCTGCGTAAAACGAAGCTTTTTCGCTGTTTTTTAACATTAAAATTAGCTCGATTATTAAAAGCGGAGTTTCGATGAGATAAAAAGTGCTCATCCACCAAATCGGGCTTTCTACTGCGAAATTAAAGTAATATCGCACGAAGCGCAAAACTTGCAGTTTAAACGGGCTTCCAAGCTCCCAAAAAATCAGCCAAAATGCCGCTAAAAGCGCAGCAATAGCTAAAAGCTGTAAATGGCGTGAAATTTTAGAAAATGCGTGAAATCCAAAGAGATGATCAGCCGTAGCGATTGTGGCAACTCCCACGCTAATGCCCACAAAAAAGGCATATCCCATAAGCAAAAGCCCAAGCGGAACCTCGCGGCTGACATTGTAGCTAGCCTCTTGGCCATTTAAAAACACGCTACAAATCCCAATAAGCCCCACTGCGCACAGCGCAAGTGATAGAAAAAGAAGCCCAAATTTCGGGGTTTTGGCGACTTTTGTCATCTTTGCTCCTTTAAATTTGATATTAAAAATTTGGCAAAATTTAAAATAAACTCAAATTCTTTTAAATTTTCAAAATTTGCTAAATTTTTACTCAAAGGCTCTAAAAAGTCTAAAAATTTAGTAAATTTCAAAAATTTTTCCCACTCGCCCTGCTCTGCTAAAATCGCGCAAAATGCGAGTAAATTTGAGGCGTGGTCGCAGTTTTTTTCTACCACAAAACCACAAATTTCATAAAATTTGCAAATTTCATTATAACTCTCGCCAAACATTTTTTTATCTAACCACACCCCAGCTAGAAGCGAAGTGCCGAATTTGGCTGAGTTTAAATCAAAATAAAAAATGTAATTGCTGATAATTTCGTCTAAATTTGGCGTTTTTAAATCGTTAAATTTGAAATTTGAAAATTTATTGAAGCGCTTGGCAAATTCGCCGTTTGCAAATTCGCCAAGCGCGCAGTATTTCTCGCGCCAACCCTCCGCTGGAAAAGCGAGCAGGTCGGCGCATAAGTCTAGGCAATCAATCGAAATTTGATTATTTTTCATCGCCTTTTAGCACTTTTCTTTTTGGCAAGTTCGAATACTCGACCATGCTTGCTTCGTAGTTTTTGACTTTGTCATTTCCCATGATATATTTTGTCGCAAACCAGCCACCACTTGCGTGCCAGCCTGTGTTGCAATACCAAATTTGTGGTGCGTTTGGATCTAGACCTGCTGTTTTAAATAGCTCGCCAACAGCTTCTTTATCGGTGTTGATATAAAAAACGCCGTCGTTTTCTTTGGCAAGTTTGCCGATAAAGATATTTCCATCAACGCCCTCTAAGTGCCCTGCTTTGGCTGCTTTTGGGTGAGCTTTTTCGCCAGAGTATTGAGCTTCGATTCTGCCGTCAATTAGCGCTACGCTGTTTGTAACCACAGCCTCGTCGATATCGTAAGCAGTCGCAACGATGTCTTTGTTAAATTTAGTGATTTTAAAATCGCTTTTTTCTGGTGTGACGGCCTCTGTGCTTAGCTCGCCACCAGCTTTTTTCCAAGCGTCAATTCCGCCGTTTAAAATCGCTGTGTTTGTAAGTCCGTAGTATTCAGATACGAATAGAGCCAAAGTTGAAAGCGTATAATCAGGAGCGGCTTTTGCGTCGTTATAGAAAACTACTGCGCTAGTATCTTTGATACCGCTTTTTTGAAATAATCTCTCAACCGTAGTCGGAGAAGCGATAAATCCTGGCATTTCGCCTCTTGCCTCTCTGAAATCAGCCTCTTTCCAAGCAACTGCACCTTTGATATGACCTGCGCCGTATCCTTCGCCTTCTTGAAGGTCGATTAAAACTAGGTCTTTATCAGCCAAATTCGCTTTTAGCCACTCGACATCTACGACCTTGTTTTGTGGTAAATCTAGGGCAAATGCGCATGTGCAAGCAGCCGCTAGTAATGATGAAGTAAGTAATTTCATGATATCTCCTTAAAAAATGAAATTGTTGCAAAAAAAAATTGTAACAAAATTTAGTAATATTAAATTAAAAATTTATCGAAATTTTATAAGTTAGATTAAAATTTTCCGTGATTTTGTCACAAAAAATGTGAAAAATTTAGAAATATTAAATTTTCATTTACTTTTGTGTTAATAATTTGTTATGCAGAATTTGGATAAAATCGACAGCTTTTTACTTTAATTATTAAAATTTAATAACCGAGGTTTGTATGAAGAAAATTTTCTCACTAATTGCGACGCTAGCACTGCTTAGCGGATGTTCGTATTTCGAAAAAAAAGAAGAGGGCGCAGGAGGGGGTGCCAAGGGCGCTGGCGGTATGCCGCCGCTTCAAGTAGCTGTTTTTAAAGCCCAAAAATCCGATGTTCCAATCGCACTAAAATTTAACGGCGAAACCGCGAGCGATTTAGATGTAACGCTAAAATCACAGGTTTCTGGCACGATAGAAAAACAGCTTTTCACCCCTGGCGTGCGCGTAGAAAAGGGCGAGGGGCTCTATGAAATCGACAAATCCCGCTACCAAGCGATTTTTAATAGCGCAAAAGCTAGCCTAAACAACGCTAGCGCAGATTACGAGCGCGCTAGGAAATTAAAGGCGAGCAATACCATTTCAGCGCGCGAATTTGACGGCGCAAAATCAGCTTACGAAGTGGCTAAGGCAAATTTCGAACGGGCGAAAATCGACCTTGATAATGCCCTTGTCAAAGCCCCGTTTGACGGTATTGTAGGCGATACGCAAAAAGACACTGGCTCGTTTGTGGGCGTGGGTGAAAATCTAGTCAGACTTACAAAACTAAATCCAATTTATGTGAAATTTGGAATTTCTGATACCGATAAGATGAAAATTGATAGAAATTTAGCCAGCAGCGATTGGTATATGAAAAATACAAAGGCTACAATTTCCTTTAATGACAAAATTTATGAAGGAAATGTAGTTTTCATCGATAGCGTCGTAGATAGCGCGACTGCGAGCGTGAGCGCCAAAGCGCAATTTAACAACCTAAATTATGAAATTCAACCAGGAATTTACACTAGAATTTCAGTCGATGGTTTCGTGCAAAAAGATGGCTTCCAAATTCCGCAAATCGCAGTTTTGCAAGATTTAAGCAACTCTATCGTTTATGTCGTAGATGCAAACAACACTGTGGCTAAAAAAATCGTAAAAGTTATAGCTCAGGATTCTACGACGATGACCATTTCAGAGGGTTTGAGCGAGGGCGATTTGATTGTTTTGGATAATTTTTCAAAAATTCAAGTTGGTGCTAAGGTAACCCCGCTTCCGCCAGAAACAGACGCGACAAAGGCTAGGTAGGCAAGTATGTTTTCTAAATTTTTTATCAATCGCCCAGTTTTCGCAAGCGTTATTTCGATTATTATCGTTATTGCTGGAACGATTTGTCTATTTATCGCCCCTGTGGAGGAATACCCGCAACTAACCCCGCCTCAAATTTCAGTTACAGCCACATATAGTGGCGCAGACGCGCAGACTATCTCAGATACCGTCGCTTCGCCACTAGAAAACGCAATTAACGGCGTCGATGATATGATTTATATGAGTTCATCATCTAGCTCGTCAGGTAGGGCAAATATCAGCGTGTTTTTCAAGGTCGGCACCGATCCGCAAGAAGCACTCGTAAATGTAAATAACAGAGTAAATCCAGCCCTAACCACGCTTCCAGCCGAAGTGCAAAGAATGGGCGTTAGCGTTACGGAGCGTTCATCATCTATACTTTCTGCGTTTTTCTTTTATGACCCAACAGGTCAAATGAGCCCACTTGAAATCCAAAACTATGTCAGCATTAATGTCGTCGATGAGCTAAAACGCGTTAGCGGTGTGGGCGACGCGCAGGCCCTTGGCACGAAGGATTACTCAATGAGAATTTGGGTAAATCCAGGACTTATGGCCAAACACAATGTCGTATCATCTGACATAATCGCAGCCATTAGAGAGCAAAACAGCCAATACCCAGCCGGAAAGCTAGGCGAGCAACCAAACGATTTAGGTAACCCTTATGTCTATGCAATCCAGCCAGAGGGGCGTTTGAAAACGGTCGAAGAGTTCGAAAATGTAATCATTAGAGCCAGTGATGATGGTAAATTTTTGCGTGTAAAAGATGTCGCTAGGGTCGAGCTTGGGGCTGAGAGCCTTATCATCAATGGTAAATACCAAGGATACGACGCAACGCCAGTTTTCATCTATCAACAAAACGGCGCAAACGCCATTGCTACGCTTGATGCTGTGACTGCGCGTTTAGAGCAGTTAAAGCAAAATTTTCCAGGTGCGCTGACTTATAGCAACGGATACGACACGACAGAATTTGTCAAGGTTTCTATCGAAGAGGTTATTCATACTTTTATCGAAGCGATGATTTTGGTCGTTTTGGTTATTTATATGTTCTTAGGAAATTTCCGCGCGACGATTATTCCAATGCTAGCGGTGCCAGTATCTATTTGTGGCGCGTTTATCGGAATTTACGCTTTTGGATTTTCGATAAATTTAATTACCCTTTTCGCCCTAGTTTTGGCTATCGGTATCGTCGTCGATGACGCTATTATCGTTATCGAAAATGTGGAGAGAATTTTGCATGAAGAGCGAAATTTAAGCGTCAAAGAGGCCACGATTAAGGCAATGGACGAGATTGTAAGTCCGGTAATTTCAATCGTGCTTGTTTTGGCGGCGGTTTTCGTGCCAGTTGCTTTTATGGAGGGCTTTGTCGGCGTTATCCAAAGACAATTCGCGCTCACACTTGTCTCATCTGTGGTTTTCTCCGGATTTGTCGCCCTTACTCTAACCCCTGCGCTGTGTGCGCTTTTACTTCGTAAAAAAGAGGCCGAGCCGTTTTGGTTAGTGCGTAAATTTAACGAATTTTTCGATTTTTCAACCCGCCTTTTCTCAGCAGGTGTTGCAAAAATTTTGCGCCATGTGATTTTATCGTTGTGCCTTGTGGGAATTATTATTTTTGTGATGTTAGAGTTATTTAAAATTACTCCGGGCGGACTTGTGCCAGCCGAGGATAAAGGCTATGTAATGGGCTTTTCGACACTTCCGTCGGCTAGACCTTTGGTAGCTACTGAAAAGCACATGGATTTCTTGCGTGGCACACTTTCACAAAACCCAAATGTCGAAGCAATCACCACAATCGCGGGATTTGATATGATGGCAGGTGGTGCTAGGGAAAATTCAGGCGTATTTTTCTCTAAACTCAAACCTTGGGGGGTCCGTCCTGAGGCAAACCAATCAGCCCAATCAATCGCAAACGCGCTAACTGGACAGCTTTTTGTCATGGATAGAAGCGCGATGACCTTTGCCCTAACCCCACCTCCAATCAATGGTCTATCAATGACTGGTGGATTTGAAGTGTATGCAGAAAATACTACGGGCAAAAACTATCAACAAATCGCCGATGATATGGCGCGAATAGTCGCCAAAGCTTCGCAAAATCCAGCTTTGCAAAATGTCCGCTCTACGCTAGATGTAAATTTCCCGCAATACAATCTAAGCCTAGATAAGGAAAAAATCAAAATGCTTGGAATTTCAATCCCTGATATTTTTACGACGATAAATTCGACTATCGGACAATACTACATAAACGATTTTAACCTTTTGGGTAAGACATACCGCGTCTATATGAGAGCAGAACAGCTCTTCCGCGATACGCCAAATGATTTAAGGACGCTTTATGTGCGCTCGGCTAGTGGAAATTTGGTTTCGCTTGATTCGGTTGTAAATTTAGAACGCGCCAAAGGCCCTGATATCGTCGATCGTTTTAATGGTTTCCCAGCAGCTAGACTTATGGGCGATCCTGCCCCTGGATATACTTCTGGTCAGGCAATTGACGCTATTAGAGATACGATTCTGGGCGAATTCCCTACTGGATACACACTTGGCTGGTCAGGCACGGCTTATCAAGAGGTAAATGCAGCAGGAACTGGCGCAAAGGCATTTGCGTTTGGACTTTTGTTTGTATTTTTGATTTTGGCGGCGCAGTATGAGAGGTGGCTAATGCCAATGGCGGTTCTTACAGCCGTGCCATTTAGCGTGTTTGGTGCGCTTTTATTCACATGGGCTAGGGGATTAAATAACGATATATATTTTCAAATCGGACTTATTTTGCTTATCGGACTTGCGGCAAAAAATGCGATCTTAATCGTCGAATTTGCTATGCAAGAGTATCAACACGGCGGAAAAAGTATCGCAGAAGCGGCGATTAGTGCAGCAAAAATGCGTTTTAGACCGATTGTTATGACATCTTTGGCTTTTGGTCTTGGTGTTTTGCCTATGGTACTTGCCACAGGAGCAGGTTCTGCTAGTCGCCACGCGCTAGGAACTGGCGTGCTTGGTGGAATTTTGGCTGCTTCGACGATAGCGATTTTCTTCGTGCCGCTATTTTTCTACCTTTTGGAGAGCTTTAATGCGTGGCTAGATAAGCGAAAAATAAAATCAGAGGAAAAAGATGAAAACTAAAATTTTACTAGGAATTTTAACTGGCGCACTGATTAGTGGTTGTAGCTTTAAGCCTGATATGCCAGTTCGTCATATCGAGTATAGATCTGGATACGAGGCGACAAATGTGAGCCAAATGTGGTGGAAAAGCTACAACGACACCCAGCTAAATGCGCTAATTGATAGTGCTTTGGCGAATAATTCTGATTTAATGCTGGCTTTGAATAATATCGAGCGCGCAAGGCTAAATTTGGGTCTAAGTAAGCTTGAATATCTGCCAAATATCGGAATTTCAGGCTCTGCAATGCGCCAGAATAATTATGCTAATATGCCTGATTCAAATTCTCACGCTTCTTACGCGATTTCAGCGCCACTTAGCTATGAGATTGATTTTTGGGGTAGGGTGCGAAACAGCGTGGGTGCTAGCGCGGCGCAGTATATGGGGACTAAATACGATTATGAAACAGCTAAAAACACAATCACTAGCGCGGTTGCAAGCTCGTATTTCACGCTTTTATCCCTAAAAGAGCAAGAAAGAATTCTAACTAAATCGCTTAAAAGCTACGAGCAGACGCAAAATTACCGCAAAAAAGAGCTAGAAGCTGGCGCGATAAATCAAATCACGCTTAGCCAAGCAAGTGCTGCTGTGCAAAACGCCAAAGCAAGCCTAATCGCCGTGCAAAACCAAATTTCTCAGGTGCAAACCTCGCTTGCGATTTTAGCCGGCAAAAGCTACGACGGGGTCGTAAATCCGCAAATCCTCACAGCCGCAAAACTGCCTAATGCTCCACAAATCCCAAGTGGCGTGCCAAGTGATGTTTTGCTTCATCGCCCAGATGTGGCAAAGGCCTTGGAGGATTTGCGCGCTAGCAATTTCCTAGTCGGCGTTGCCAAGGCAGGGTATTTCCCGACTATCTCGCTAACTGGGGCGTTTGGCTATGCAAGTAGCGATTTTGATAGGTTGATTAGCTCGACTACCAGCTCGTGGAGTATCGGTGGCTCGCTCGTGGGACCTTTGCTTGATTTTGGGCGAACTAAAAAGAGGGTCGATATCGCAAATGTCGATCAAAATTCATCTTTTATCGCTTATGATAAGGCGCTAAAAACGGCTCTTGGCGATGTCAAAGACGCCCTAACTACGCTTAAAAACGCAAAAGAACGCAAAAAAGCGATGAACGATTTGCTAAGCTCGCAACGCAAAATTTACAAAGACGCGACCGAGCTTTACAACGCTGGATATTCTAGCCATTTAGAATTCCTAGACGCGCAACGCAATCTTTTGAACACAGAACTTGCCAAAGTGGGCGCTGATTTGGAAGAGCTAGAAGCTAGCGTAAATGCTTACAAAGCGCTTGGCGGGGGATTTAGCATAAGCGACGAGGAGCTAAAAGAGATTTTAGGGGCTGATGCCGATACTGCGCCTGATATGTCTGCTGTGCCGATAGATAGGATATTTAGGTAAAATTTGCGGAATTTTAAAATTCCGCAAATTTTCAAATTCCAGCTTCAAATTTAAAATTTTAGTTATAATCCAAACCTTTTTAGACAGGTGTCCGAGTGGTCGAAGGAGCACGCCTGGAACGCGTGTGAGGTGCAAGCCTCCGAGGGTTCGAATCCCTTCCTGTCTGCCAGAATGCAAATTACAGAATAAATTTTATTTAAATCAAATTTTGCTTATAATTGCGCCTTAAATTTTATTATAAGGAGGGGTGATGTTTTCGCCTGTTTTGATTGGATTTGGTGGCGGTTTGGTCGCTATCGTGGTCATTTGTGTGCTTGCAGCTATGTATTTTAGGACCGTCGTGGAGACAAACGAGGTTCATATTGTCCAAAGCGCGCGCAAAACGCAAAGTTTTGGCAAAGACACTGGAAATGGAAATGTGTATTACAATTTCCCGGGCTGGGTGCCGATTTTAGGCGTTAGCAAGATAATTTTGCCAGTTTCAGTATTTAGTATCAAAATCGAGGCTTACGAAGCTTACGATGTGGGTAGGCTACCATTTGTCGTGGATATCACGGCGTTTTTCCGCATTGCTGATTCAAATTTAGCCGCCCAAAGGGTCAAAGACTTCGACGATCTCAAAAAGCAACTCACAGATATTATCCAAGGCTCAATCCGCTCGATTTTAGCCAAACGAGAGCTAGAAGAAATCCTTACAATCCGCTCAGCCCTAGGCGAGGATTTTACCGTTTCGGTTCAATCCCAGCTCGAAAACTGGGGCATTGCGCCTGTGAAAAATATCGAATTAATGGATATTAAAGACAAAGATGGCGAAAAGGTCATTTTCAACATAATGGAAAAGAAAAAATCCGCTATCGAAAAAGACAGCCGTGTCGAGGTCGCCGAAAACCGCAAACGCGCCCAAATCGCTGAAATCGAAGCCAAAAGAGAAACCGAGATCAAAGAGCAAGAAGCCCTAAAACTCGTAGGCCTTAAAACCGTCGAGCAAGAGCGCGAGGTCGCAATCAGCAAAGAACAAGCCAAACAAGTGGTAAAAGAGCAGGAAAAAATCACCCAAGAAAAGGCAATGGAGGTCGTGCGCGTCCAAGATGTCAAAAAAGCAGAGATTAAAAAGCAAGTAGAAATCGTCCAAGCTGAGCAAGAACAGCGCAAAATCGAAATCGACGCGGAGGCTAAGAAAACAGCCAAAATCAAGGAAGCCGAAGCCCAAAAAGAAAACCAAATCCTAATCGCGCAAGGCGATAAAGAAAGACAGTTTTTGGAGGCGGCTGCGCTTTTAGAAATCAAAGACAAAGAGAGCCAAGGTATCGCAAAAATAGGAACCGCTGAGGCTGAGGCTTTGAGATTGAAAGAGCTAGCCCCTGTCAATGCGCAAATCGAGCTAGCGCGCGAAATCGGCGAAAACGAGGGCTATCAAACATATCTAATCTCAATCGAGCAAATCAAGGCTAACCGCGACATCGGCTTAGAGCAGGCCAAAGCCCTAACTAGCGCAGATCTAAAAATCATCGCAAACAATGGCAATGTAAGCGAGGGGCTAAATTCGCTTGGTGGCGTGCTAAGCGCGAATGGTGGCACAAAAATCGCCTCCATGCTAGAAGGGCTAGCTCAAAGCGAGCTAGGAAAACAGCTTGTCGATAAAATCACCAAGCCAAAAGAGGGCGAGAAATAAAATTTAACCCCAAATTTGGGGTTAAATTTTATAATACTAGACTTGACATTAATTCGAAATCTAACTATAATACGCCCTAAATTTCAGGGGCAAAAATGAAAAAAGAACGCAAAAGCATATTTTTAAGCGCACAGCTTGTAAGAGAGGCAAATGATTACATTATAAACGAATTTAAAAGGCTTGAAATTTTAGGGATTTCACCCAGCCACGGGGATATTTTTCACTATCTTTTTGGGGGTAAAATTTTAAGTCCAGCCCAAATTGCCACTAAAATCAACCGCACAAAAGCAACTGTTACAACCCTGCTTGATAGGCTCGAAATGGACGGCTATTTGGTGCGAGAAAAGGACAAAAACGACGCAAGAAGCGTAAATGTAAAACTCACGCCAAAAGGCGAGAGTTTAAAGCCGAAATTTGATGAAATTTCAAAGAATTTAAATAAAATTTTAGCGAAAAATTTTAGCGAATTTGAATTAGACGCGCTAGATACGCTTTTAAGCCGTGCGATTAAAAATTTTAATAAAAAAATTAATTAGATATCAAAGGAAATTTATGAAAAAATTTACGATTTTTGCTGTTTTTGTGAGTCAAATTTTATGCGCTAATTCAAATTTAGCCCAAAGCTTAGAGCCAAATTTTAACCAAATTTGCTACCAAAGCAGGGTCAAATCCGAGTGCAACAAAGAGGCTATGGCGCACTTCCAAACCGCCATAAATACCGCTGATACCGCCTTGGCAGAGAAGCTAATAAACCAAAACGCTACATTTTTTACCCCAGTTTCCAAAGACCCGCTTTATGGCGGCGCAGGGTATATCTCGGTGGTAAATTTCATGAGACAAAGCTTCCCTGATATCAAATGGCAAATCAAAGATATCGTCGCAAACGACGCTGTGGTGGCTGTTTTGTGGGAG is part of the Campylobacter sp. VBCF_01 NA2 genome and harbors:
- a CDS encoding SPFH domain-containing protein, which gives rise to MFSPVLIGFGGGLVAIVVICVLAAMYFRTVVETNEVHIVQSARKTQSFGKDTGNGNVYYNFPGWVPILGVSKIILPVSVFSIKIEAYEAYDVGRLPFVVDITAFFRIADSNLAAQRVKDFDDLKKQLTDIIQGSIRSILAKRELEEILTIRSALGEDFTVSVQSQLENWGIAPVKNIELMDIKDKDGEKVIFNIMEKKKSAIEKDSRVEVAENRKRAQIAEIEAKRETEIKEQEALKLVGLKTVEQEREVAISKEQAKQVVKEQEKITQEKAMEVVRVQDVKKAEIKKQVEIVQAEQEQRKIEIDAEAKKTAKIKEAEAQKENQILIAQGDKERQFLEAAALLEIKDKESQGIAKIGTAEAEALRLKELAPVNAQIELAREIGENEGYQTYLISIEQIKANRDIGLEQAKALTSADLKIIANNGNVSEGLNSLGGVLSANGGTKIASMLEGLAQSELGKQLVDKITKPKEGEK
- a CDS encoding ester cyclase, producing MKKFTIFAVFVSQILCANSNLAQSLEPNFNQICYQSRVKSECNKEAMAHFQTAINTADTALAEKLINQNATFFTPVSKDPLYGGAGYISVVNFMRQSFPDIKWQIKDIVANDAVVAVLWECSGTHERGEFYGKKADGAKFSFSTMNFYYFDENGKITNDVAGEGLAGLLIDLEILK
- a CDS encoding efflux RND transporter permease subunit, with protein sequence MFSKFFINRPVFASVISIIIVIAGTICLFIAPVEEYPQLTPPQISVTATYSGADAQTISDTVASPLENAINGVDDMIYMSSSSSSSGRANISVFFKVGTDPQEALVNVNNRVNPALTTLPAEVQRMGVSVTERSSSILSAFFFYDPTGQMSPLEIQNYVSINVVDELKRVSGVGDAQALGTKDYSMRIWVNPGLMAKHNVVSSDIIAAIREQNSQYPAGKLGEQPNDLGNPYVYAIQPEGRLKTVEEFENVIIRASDDGKFLRVKDVARVELGAESLIINGKYQGYDATPVFIYQQNGANAIATLDAVTARLEQLKQNFPGALTYSNGYDTTEFVKVSIEEVIHTFIEAMILVVLVIYMFLGNFRATIIPMLAVPVSICGAFIGIYAFGFSINLITLFALVLAIGIVVDDAIIVIENVERILHEERNLSVKEATIKAMDEIVSPVISIVLVLAAVFVPVAFMEGFVGVIQRQFALTLVSSVVFSGFVALTLTPALCALLLRKKEAEPFWLVRKFNEFFDFSTRLFSAGVAKILRHVILSLCLVGIIIFVMLELFKITPGGLVPAEDKGYVMGFSTLPSARPLVATEKHMDFLRGTLSQNPNVEAITTIAGFDMMAGGARENSGVFFSKLKPWGVRPEANQSAQSIANALTGQLFVMDRSAMTFALTPPPINGLSMTGGFEVYAENTTGKNYQQIADDMARIVAKASQNPALQNVRSTLDVNFPQYNLSLDKEKIKMLGISIPDIFTTINSTIGQYYINDFNLLGKTYRVYMRAEQLFRDTPNDLRTLYVRSASGNLVSLDSVVNLERAKGPDIVDRFNGFPAARLMGDPAPGYTSGQAIDAIRDTILGEFPTGYTLGWSGTAYQEVNAAGTGAKAFAFGLLFVFLILAAQYERWLMPMAVLTAVPFSVFGALLFTWARGLNNDIYFQIGLILLIGLAAKNAILIVEFAMQEYQHGGKSIAEAAISAAKMRFRPIVMTSLAFGLGVLPMVLATGAGSASRHALGTGVLGGILAASTIAIFFVPLFFYLLESFNAWLDKRKIKSEEKDEN
- a CDS encoding efflux transporter outer membrane subunit — protein: MKTKILLGILTGALISGCSFKPDMPVRHIEYRSGYEATNVSQMWWKSYNDTQLNALIDSALANNSDLMLALNNIERARLNLGLSKLEYLPNIGISGSAMRQNNYANMPDSNSHASYAISAPLSYEIDFWGRVRNSVGASAAQYMGTKYDYETAKNTITSAVASSYFTLLSLKEQERILTKSLKSYEQTQNYRKKELEAGAINQITLSQASAAVQNAKASLIAVQNQISQVQTSLAILAGKSYDGVVNPQILTAAKLPNAPQIPSGVPSDVLLHRPDVAKALEDLRASNFLVGVAKAGYFPTISLTGAFGYASSDFDRLISSTTSSWSIGGSLVGPLLDFGRTKKRVDIANVDQNSSFIAYDKALKTALGDVKDALTTLKNAKERKKAMNDLLSSQRKIYKDATELYNAGYSSHLEFLDAQRNLLNTELAKVGADLEELEASVNAYKALGGGFSISDEELKEILGADADTAPDMSAVPIDRIFR
- a CDS encoding MarR family winged helix-turn-helix transcriptional regulator, translated to MKKERKSIFLSAQLVREANDYIINEFKRLEILGISPSHGDIFHYLFGGKILSPAQIATKINRTKATVTTLLDRLEMDGYLVREKDKNDARSVNVKLTPKGESLKPKFDEISKNLNKILAKNFSEFELDALDTLLSRAIKNFNKKIN